Proteins from a genomic interval of Flammeovirgaceae bacterium SG7u.111:
- a CDS encoding sigma-54 dependent transcriptional regulator: MGKPLGKILVIDDNEDILLAAKLLLKKHADLVQIESNPKKIPFLLNNDSYDVILLDMNFSKDITSGKEGFHWLEQILEIDPDAVVILITAYGDVEMAVRALRSGATDFVLKPWQNEKLIATLTTAVRLKQAKNEVNTLKQQRNSLASEINKKGHFGEIIGSSQPMQEVFKIIEKVASTDANILILGENGTGKEVIARAIHQQSLRNDNVFIGVDMGTITESLFESELFGHKKGAFTDAKEDRAGRFEVASGGTLFLDEIGNLSLSLQSKLLTVLQRREITRVGANKSTPIDIRLVCATNMPLYEMVGDNDFRQDLLYRINTVEIHLPPLRDRAEDLPKLADHFIEMYCQKYRKPKKRLSPSTLKKFEKYHWPGNVRELQHALERAVIMSDEDLLQPHDFLFLVEKSESDDMDFSEYDLDTVEKMMIQKAISKHSGNISKAAKSLGLTRASLYRRLEKHGL; this comes from the coding sequence ATGGGCAAACCATTAGGTAAGATATTAGTAATTGACGATAATGAAGATATACTCTTAGCTGCAAAACTTTTACTTAAAAAGCATGCAGATTTGGTGCAGATTGAAAGCAATCCTAAAAAGATCCCTTTCCTTCTCAACAATGATTCGTATGATGTAATCTTGCTGGATATGAACTTCAGCAAGGATATCACAAGCGGCAAAGAGGGCTTCCATTGGCTAGAGCAAATTTTGGAGATCGACCCCGATGCGGTAGTGATCTTGATTACGGCTTATGGAGACGTGGAAATGGCAGTGAGGGCCTTACGCTCTGGGGCAACCGATTTTGTATTGAAACCTTGGCAAAATGAAAAATTAATTGCCACGCTTACAACTGCTGTACGGTTAAAGCAGGCTAAAAATGAGGTGAACACGCTAAAGCAACAGCGAAATAGCCTTGCTTCGGAAATAAATAAAAAAGGGCACTTTGGTGAGATAATAGGAAGTAGCCAACCTATGCAGGAAGTGTTCAAGATCATCGAAAAAGTCGCATCTACAGATGCTAACATCCTTATTCTGGGCGAGAACGGAACGGGAAAAGAAGTAATAGCCCGTGCCATTCACCAACAGTCGCTCAGAAACGATAATGTATTTATAGGAGTGGATATGGGTACGATTACCGAAAGCCTTTTTGAAAGCGAGCTTTTTGGGCACAAAAAAGGGGCTTTTACCGATGCCAAAGAAGACAGAGCTGGTCGATTTGAAGTTGCCAGTGGCGGTACGCTATTTTTGGATGAGATAGGAAACCTTTCCTTATCCTTACAATCGAAGCTGCTTACTGTGCTTCAACGGAGGGAAATTACACGGGTAGGTGCCAATAAATCGACCCCGATTGATATCCGCTTAGTTTGCGCTACCAATATGCCGCTTTACGAAATGGTGGGCGACAATGACTTTAGGCAAGATTTACTTTACAGGATAAATACGGTAGAAATCCACCTCCCTCCGCTACGAGACAGGGCTGAAGATTTACCAAAGCTTGCCGATCATTTTATTGAAATGTATTGCCAAAAGTATCGCAAACCGAAAAAACGCCTATCCCCCTCCACCCTCAAAAAATTTGAGAAATACCACTGGCCTGGCAATGTGCGGGAACTACAACATGCTCTGGAAAGAGCGGTGATCATGAGCGATGAAGATTTGCTCCAGCCTCATGATTTTCTCTTTCTGGTAGAAAAAAGCGAATCGGACGACATGGACTTTTCGGAATACGATTTGGACACTGTAGAAAAAATGATGATCCAAAAAGCGATCAGCAAACATTCGGGTAATATTTCGAAAGCAGCAAAATCATTGGGCCTTACAAGGGCATCACTTTATAGACGATTAGAAAAGCATGGGCTTTAA
- a CDS encoding AAA domain-containing protein yields MQHTLKIYQKRLTNLTAKNRALLLLKLAKRQFIDLHELDYLSGDPSFRIIEDLIARKPKTVLCDTVDSRDEHTNRASQQLGKIARMDKFIFDEQGARDLYVGYPFVQGRMMDDTPIRCPLLFFPVKLSAVNNTWELELRQDVGVSFNKTLLLAYSHYNGIQFEEAFLDQDFSEFPTDSLEFRTELYDFLKASPFEINFGQETFEDTLLPFSEFNRSTFSEETSTGELKIIREAVLGIFPQAGSYLMPDYEYLLSRPTTRELESFFGSSETEEDTMHSTVLSKAEKEEEMITPYALDASQEKVVKSVKGGNSVVVQGPPGSGKSQMICNMIIDYIARGKNVLVVCQKKAALDVVYKRLGEKNFENFAALVHDFKNDRKEIYDKIAKQIDGIEAFQRENNSLDAIYLERRFLKLSREIDQITEELSEFKTALYDNQECGLSAKELYLSSKLSDDALNLKEEYQHFHFREHEDLLRKFRSYFKYANSLDKSSHPWASRVSFKDFGIEDLQEAKRNVAEVIPYFEKVSREIAEQWGFHPSYDECEWILDREEAFYKFLELLGEESVFRYFKNSLPHSEADYLWLANKKKNLLNAYGVEGVESTIPKEKLGECQKILKEALEAHEVWYHRLKWKYFSKEKAFVDELIAKNGLENEEEPLMMLLQKLDNRLNLEHHLTILSKSPFITEQPNSYDPEVLRDWLDLHLKALDAKNIYEKLRNIIKYIKLDDLSYDELSKKVTSLLQTLQDIPAKSAVWKKYLTTKQIKSLLDKNVLPETLEKSLDKDFDSLCEFDRLKDTFMPHELVVAKKVKEKVEKVPEVEEGIYLIDNSIRLAWLNHLESKYPVLRIVSSLKLSDMESHLQEAMSEKRNISREIALIKLRERTYQEVEFNRLKNMVTYRDLKHQVNKKRSIWPLRKLISNFSHELLNLVPCWMASPESVSTIFPMEEFFDLVIFDEASQCFAEKGIPAMYRGKQVVIAGDSQQLAPFDLYQPRWEEDMEGETALEVDSLLDLGAHYLQEIPLTGHYRSKSLDLIGFSNRHFYDNRLQLIPDFQNFVGSGPAISYLKVDGVWEKNQNYLEAQEVVRLVEKLIGEGKDDIGIITFNFKQQDLILDLLEESGIAIPPRLFVKNIENVQGDERDIIIFSIAYAPSPSGVMRVQFGSLSQAKGENRLNVAVTRARSAVYVVSSILPHQLRVEETKNQGPKLLQQYLQYALEVSEGNFKPNLPALPLTNSTQYLKDKVKEEMDGKLEMDEFLPFSDLTFKKETWEGLVLTDDNQYFQGISPKEAHAYAPVLLKEKGWRFRRFYSRQFWIDPAGFKEALFKFTQLPMNEGAAEE; encoded by the coding sequence GTGCAGCATACTCTTAAAATATATCAGAAACGGCTGACCAACTTGACGGCAAAAAACAGGGCATTGCTCTTGCTCAAATTGGCAAAGCGACAGTTTATCGACCTGCACGAGCTTGATTATTTGAGTGGAGACCCTTCTTTTCGGATTATTGAGGACTTGATTGCCAGAAAGCCTAAAACGGTTCTTTGCGACACGGTCGATAGCCGAGACGAGCACACCAACCGAGCCAGCCAGCAATTGGGCAAAATAGCCCGAATGGACAAGTTTATTTTTGATGAGCAAGGTGCAAGGGATTTGTACGTAGGCTACCCGTTTGTGCAAGGCAGGATGATGGACGATACGCCTATTCGCTGTCCGCTGTTGTTTTTCCCAGTAAAATTATCGGCTGTCAATAACACATGGGAACTGGAACTGAGGCAAGATGTTGGAGTTTCTTTCAACAAAACACTCTTGCTCGCTTATTCTCATTACAATGGTATTCAGTTTGAAGAAGCTTTTCTCGACCAAGATTTTTCCGAGTTCCCCACCGATAGCCTTGAGTTTCGCACCGAACTTTATGATTTCCTGAAAGCTTCCCCTTTTGAAATCAACTTTGGGCAAGAAACTTTTGAAGATACGCTGTTGCCTTTTTCCGAGTTCAATCGAAGCACTTTTTCGGAAGAAACCTCCACGGGCGAGCTGAAAATTATTCGGGAAGCGGTGTTGGGAATTTTCCCGCAAGCGGGTTCGTACCTCATGCCCGACTACGAGTATTTGCTCAGCCGACCAACTACCCGAGAGCTGGAAAGTTTCTTTGGTTCAAGTGAAACGGAAGAGGATACCATGCACAGCACGGTGCTTTCCAAGGCGGAAAAAGAGGAGGAAATGATCACGCCCTACGCCCTGGATGCTTCCCAAGAAAAGGTGGTAAAAAGTGTGAAAGGTGGCAATTCTGTGGTGGTGCAAGGTCCTCCTGGCAGTGGTAAATCGCAGATGATCTGCAACATGATCATCGATTACATAGCGAGGGGGAAAAATGTGCTGGTGGTCTGCCAGAAGAAGGCAGCGCTTGATGTGGTGTATAAGCGCTTGGGCGAAAAGAACTTTGAGAATTTTGCCGCATTGGTGCACGATTTCAAAAATGATAGAAAAGAAATTTATGATAAAATAGCCAAGCAAATTGATGGGATTGAGGCGTTCCAGCGGGAAAACAATAGTTTGGATGCCATTTATTTGGAAAGGCGTTTCCTGAAACTGAGTAGGGAAATCGACCAAATTACCGAGGAACTTTCCGAGTTCAAAACTGCCCTTTATGATAACCAAGAATGCGGGCTGAGTGCCAAGGAATTGTACCTTTCCAGCAAACTTTCTGACGATGCGCTTAACTTGAAAGAGGAATACCAGCATTTCCACTTTCGTGAACACGAGGATTTGCTCCGAAAATTCCGATCCTATTTCAAATATGCCAACTCGCTCGACAAGTCCTCGCATCCGTGGGCTAGCCGAGTTTCTTTCAAAGATTTTGGGATAGAGGACCTGCAAGAAGCCAAGAGGAATGTAGCGGAAGTGATTCCTTATTTTGAGAAAGTGTCGAGGGAAATTGCCGAGCAGTGGGGGTTCCATCCTTCGTACGACGAGTGCGAGTGGATTTTGGACAGGGAAGAAGCGTTTTACAAGTTTCTTGAGTTGTTGGGGGAGGAATCGGTGTTCAGGTATTTCAAAAATAGTTTGCCACACAGCGAAGCGGATTATTTGTGGCTTGCCAACAAAAAGAAAAACTTGCTCAATGCCTATGGGGTAGAGGGGGTTGAATCAACTATTCCGAAAGAGAAGTTGGGCGAATGCCAAAAGATTTTGAAAGAGGCGCTTGAAGCTCATGAAGTTTGGTATCATCGGCTTAAGTGGAAATACTTTTCCAAAGAAAAAGCCTTTGTAGATGAGCTGATAGCCAAAAATGGGCTGGAAAACGAGGAAGAACCGCTAATGATGCTTTTGCAAAAGTTGGACAACAGGCTAAATCTAGAGCATCATCTTACCATCCTTTCCAAGTCCCCGTTTATTACCGAGCAACCCAATAGTTACGATCCTGAAGTGTTGCGTGACTGGCTCGACTTGCACCTGAAAGCCCTCGATGCCAAAAATATTTATGAGAAGCTTCGGAATATCATAAAGTACATAAAGCTGGATGATCTGAGCTACGACGAGCTGAGCAAAAAAGTAACAAGCTTGCTCCAAACGCTTCAAGATATTCCCGCCAAAAGTGCAGTTTGGAAAAAGTACCTTACGACCAAGCAAATCAAAAGTTTGCTCGATAAAAATGTACTTCCCGAAACACTGGAAAAATCGCTCGACAAAGACTTCGATTCCCTTTGCGAGTTTGACAGGCTAAAAGATACGTTTATGCCCCACGAGCTAGTGGTCGCCAAAAAAGTGAAGGAAAAAGTGGAGAAGGTTCCTGAAGTGGAGGAAGGAATTTACCTGATAGATAACAGCATTCGCTTGGCTTGGCTCAACCATTTGGAATCGAAATATCCAGTGCTTCGCATTGTTTCATCGCTCAAGCTCAGCGATATGGAAAGCCATTTGCAAGAAGCAATGAGCGAAAAAAGGAATATTAGCAGGGAAATAGCTCTGATAAAGTTGCGGGAGCGGACTTACCAAGAGGTGGAGTTCAACCGTCTCAAAAACATGGTCACCTACCGTGATCTTAAGCATCAGGTAAATAAAAAACGCAGCATCTGGCCTCTCAGAAAGTTGATTTCCAACTTCTCTCATGAGCTGCTCAACCTTGTGCCTTGTTGGATGGCTTCACCCGAGTCTGTTTCTACCATTTTCCCAATGGAAGAGTTTTTTGACCTGGTCATTTTTGATGAAGCGTCTCAGTGTTTTGCAGAGAAGGGGATTCCTGCTATGTACCGTGGCAAGCAAGTGGTGATTGCGGGAGATAGCCAGCAGCTCGCCCCGTTCGATTTGTACCAACCTAGATGGGAAGAAGACATGGAAGGGGAAACTGCCCTAGAGGTAGATTCGCTGCTCGACCTTGGCGCACATTATCTGCAAGAAATTCCCCTCACGGGGCACTATCGTAGTAAATCACTCGATCTCATTGGTTTCTCTAACCGACACTTCTACGATAATCGCTTGCAGCTTATTCCGGACTTCCAAAACTTTGTGGGAAGCGGGCCTGCCATTTCGTACCTAAAAGTAGATGGGGTTTGGGAGAAAAACCAAAACTACTTAGAAGCGCAGGAAGTGGTCAGATTGGTTGAAAAACTGATAGGAGAGGGAAAAGACGATATTGGTATCATTACCTTCAACTTCAAGCAACAAGACCTTATTTTGGACTTGTTGGAAGAAAGTGGCATTGCTATTCCTCCTCGCTTATTCGTGAAAAACATTGAAAACGTGCAGGGAGATGAGCGGGATATCATCATCTTTTCCATTGCTTACGCCCCTTCGCCTTCTGGCGTAATGCGGGTGCAGTTTGGTAGCCTGAGCCAAGCCAAGGGGGAAAACCGGTTGAATGTTGCCGTTACGAGGGCTCGCTCTGCGGTGTATGTGGTAAGCAGTATTTTGCCCCACCAGCTCAGAGTGGAAGAGACCAAAAACCAAGGACCTAAGCTGCTCCAGCAGTATTTGCAATATGCACTGGAAGTGTCGGAAGGAAATTTCAAGCCCAATTTGCCAGCTTTGCCTCTCACCAACTCTACTCAGTACCTCAAAGATAAAGTGAAGGAGGAAATGGATGGGAAGCTGGAGATGGATGAGTTTTTGCCTTTTTCTGATCTTACCTTCAAAAAAGAGACGTGGGAAGGGTTGGTGCTTACCGATGATAACCAGTATTTCCAAGGGATTTCTCCCAAAGAAGCACATGCTTATGCTCCCGTTTTGCTGAAAGAAAAAGGGTGGAGGTTTCGTCGTTTTTACAGTCGCCAGTTCTGGATAGACCCGGCAGGTTTCAAAGAAGCCCTGTTCAAATTTACCCAGCTTCCGATGAACGAAGGAGCTGCGGAGGAGTAA
- a CDS encoding alanine/glycine:cation symporter family protein, giving the protein MTEIGNYLETALVAFGNYAWGMPLLIILLGGGLFFTLFSRLLPYRYFFHAIDVLRGKYDDPDAPGEINQYQALSSAIAATVGMGNISGVAVAITMGGPGALFWMWVSAFLGMTTKFFTSSLAVMYRGKDSAGDVQGGPMYVITEGLGKKWKPLAIMFCVACLFGCLPIFQANQLTQIIRDVILRPNGWVGETSSFNTDLATGIITVLIVSTVIFGGIKRIGNVAGKMVPVMVVLYVAVVVYILIVNIESVPASFLLIFEDAFTGNAVVGGSIGAVMVAGARRAAFSNEAGLGTSPMMHGAAQTNEPIREGLVAMLEPAIDTLVVCTMTALAILVSGVWTTGSDNGISLTAQAFNDSMPGVGAYILVLCVLVFAFSTLFSYSYYGTKCTGFLFGAKYQKYYNYFYVSTIVFGATASLPAVIGLIDGMYAIMVVPTVTSAVLLSPKVVAATKDYIKRMKEKELVR; this is encoded by the coding sequence ATGACTGAAATAGGCAATTATTTAGAAACAGCATTAGTAGCGTTTGGCAACTACGCATGGGGCATGCCCTTATTGATAATTCTCCTTGGAGGAGGGTTATTTTTCACACTTTTTTCAAGGCTGCTACCCTACCGATATTTTTTCCATGCTATAGATGTACTTAGAGGGAAATATGATGATCCTGATGCTCCTGGCGAGATTAATCAATACCAAGCACTCTCCAGTGCCATTGCCGCCACGGTGGGTATGGGTAATATTTCAGGGGTAGCGGTAGCCATTACCATGGGCGGACCTGGCGCACTCTTTTGGATGTGGGTGAGTGCTTTTTTAGGGATGACCACCAAATTTTTTACCTCTTCGCTTGCGGTGATGTACCGAGGAAAAGATTCGGCGGGCGATGTGCAAGGCGGCCCTATGTACGTCATCACCGAAGGATTGGGAAAAAAGTGGAAACCCTTAGCAATCATGTTTTGCGTCGCCTGTTTATTTGGGTGTTTACCTATTTTTCAGGCCAATCAGCTTACGCAAATAATACGGGATGTAATCTTAAGGCCTAACGGCTGGGTAGGTGAAACTTCCTCGTTCAACACCGATTTGGCTACAGGAATTATCACGGTGCTTATCGTTTCAACCGTCATTTTTGGAGGGATAAAGCGAATAGGAAATGTAGCGGGTAAAATGGTACCTGTAATGGTCGTTTTGTATGTTGCAGTAGTGGTGTATATCCTCATCGTCAATATAGAAAGTGTGCCAGCCTCTTTCCTCTTAATTTTTGAAGATGCCTTTACAGGAAATGCCGTAGTAGGTGGTTCTATAGGTGCGGTAATGGTAGCTGGTGCTAGAAGAGCTGCTTTCTCTAACGAAGCGGGCTTGGGAACTTCACCCATGATGCACGGCGCAGCCCAAACTAATGAGCCTATTAGAGAAGGGTTGGTAGCGATGCTCGAACCCGCAATCGATACTTTGGTTGTTTGTACAATGACAGCTCTCGCCATTCTAGTCTCTGGCGTGTGGACAACTGGAAGCGACAATGGAATTTCACTCACAGCACAAGCTTTCAACGATTCTATGCCTGGTGTAGGCGCTTATATCTTAGTGCTCTGTGTATTGGTATTTGCCTTTTCTACCCTATTTTCCTACTCTTATTACGGCACAAAATGTACAGGCTTCCTATTTGGTGCGAAGTACCAGAAATACTACAATTACTTCTACGTGAGTACCATCGTTTTTGGAGCTACGGCTTCACTTCCAGCGGTTATTGGTCTGATTGATGGAATGTACGCCATTATGGTAGTCCCAACGGTAACCTCGGCAGTACTGCTTTCTCCAAAAGTAGTAGCCGCTACCAAGGATTATATCAAGAGGATGAAAGAGAAGGAGTTGGTGAGGTAA
- a CDS encoding acyloxyacyl hydrolase: protein MKLRYPISLLFFALLHRFALAQTQQQPLEYGFTPTYGAVFRYQPDEPKVQNNNAYGFELYTAKVTTGKKYWEKIYNYPKVGFRLSYFDYQREELDKVISFAPYLDFTPFKIKRNFRIIVGMGASYSPTIYDPVDNPTNVAISSHISFVGELDLQYDFWLAEKWQLTAKAGFRHHSNGRVKTPNNGINYLVFGPGIRYVPSKKPILNREVEPQEFDKKIHFNLLVSGAIRQVRPEEDGSHKVGVVSAYINKQVGRVSNLVLGFDGYFFEEKGVIEELEFTNMPYDENDIDTRQFGISFGHELLVGDLSLAVIAGYHLHLPYNFEGKFYQRVGLRYYLSDHIFINGTIKAYVRKADMLDLGVGFRI from the coding sequence ATGAAACTAAGATATCCAATCAGTTTATTGTTTTTTGCCTTGCTTCACCGTTTTGCATTGGCACAAACCCAGCAACAGCCTTTGGAATATGGCTTTACGCCAACCTATGGGGCGGTTTTTCGCTATCAGCCCGATGAGCCAAAAGTCCAAAATAATAATGCTTACGGCTTTGAATTGTACACTGCCAAGGTAACTACAGGGAAAAAATATTGGGAGAAAATTTACAATTACCCCAAAGTAGGCTTTCGCCTTTCCTACTTCGATTACCAAAGAGAGGAGTTGGACAAGGTGATCTCCTTTGCTCCCTATTTGGATTTCACTCCATTTAAAATCAAACGGAATTTTCGAATAATTGTAGGAATGGGAGCGTCTTACTCACCTACAATTTACGATCCGGTGGACAACCCAACGAATGTGGCGATAAGTAGCCATATTAGTTTTGTGGGAGAACTTGATCTCCAATATGATTTTTGGTTAGCTGAAAAGTGGCAGCTTACGGCAAAGGCAGGCTTTCGGCACCATTCCAATGGGCGGGTGAAAACTCCGAATAACGGGATTAATTATTTGGTTTTTGGCCCTGGGATTCGTTATGTTCCGAGTAAAAAGCCGATCTTGAATAGAGAAGTTGAGCCTCAGGAGTTTGATAAGAAAATCCATTTTAATCTACTTGTTTCTGGGGCTATTCGCCAGGTTCGCCCTGAGGAAGACGGCTCGCACAAGGTTGGGGTCGTTTCTGCCTATATAAACAAACAAGTCGGTCGGGTGAGTAACTTGGTTTTGGGATTTGACGGGTATTTTTTTGAGGAAAAAGGAGTGATAGAAGAGCTAGAGTTTACGAATATGCCTTACGATGAAAATGACATTGATACTCGCCAATTCGGGATTTCCTTTGGTCATGAACTACTGGTAGGCGACCTTTCCTTGGCGGTGATTGCTGGGTATCATTTGCATTTGCCCTACAACTTTGAGGGCAAATTCTACCAACGAGTAGGCTTAAGGTACTACCTCTCCGACCACATTTTCATCAATGGGACCATCAAAGCCTATGTCCGCAAAGCCGATATGTTGGATCTGGGGGTTGGGTTTAGGATCTAA